A part of Gambusia affinis linkage group LG19, SWU_Gaff_1.0, whole genome shotgun sequence genomic DNA contains:
- the socs3a gene encoding suppressor of cytokine signaling 3a, with amino-acid sequence MVTFSKNPAVNDDCFMVANMQKQYHYKTFVSEDQFLMVLETLRGLRESDFYWSAITGKEAGIVLARQAPGTFLIRESSDRQHLFTLSVKTKTGTKNLRIVCEEDSFHLQTDPGNVEKAPRFNCVLKLVDFYIRLGTSGFVYYINAGGERMPLMLVKPLYLSISPLKHLCRKKINKDLDISGIKEKLPGKVKDYLDRYQIAL; translated from the coding sequence ATGGTAACGTTCAGCAAGAACCCTGCTGTCAACGACGACTGCTTTATGGTTGCCAATATGCAGAAGCAATACCACTACAAGACTTTCGTCTCAGAGGATCAGTTTCTGATGGTTTTGGAGACATTACGTGGACTCAGAGAGAGTGACTTTTACTGGAGCGCCATTACTGGGAAGGAGGCCGGTATTGTCCTGGCCAGGCAGGCGCCCGGTACCTTCCTGATCCGGGAGAGCTCCGACAGACAGCACCTCTTCACCCTCAGCGTCAAGACAAAAACCGGCACCAAAAATCTGCGCATAGTCTGCGAGGAAGACTCCTTCCACTTGCAGACGGATCCCGGGAATGTAGAAAAAGCTCCCCGTTTTAACTGTGTGCTCAAGCTAGTCGATTTCTATATCCGACTAGGGACATCAGGTTTTGTCTACTACATCAATGCTGGAGGGGAGAGGATGCCTCTTATGCTCGTCAAACCACTCTACCTATCCATTTCACCTTTGAAGCACCTTTGCAGGAAGAAAATTAACAAAGACTTGGACATTTCAGGCATAAAAGAGAAGCTTCCTGGCAAAGTTAAAGATTACCTTGATAGATACCAGATTGCTCTCTAG